A genomic region of Populus nigra chromosome 11, ddPopNigr1.1, whole genome shotgun sequence contains the following coding sequences:
- the LOC133668820 gene encoding uncharacterized protein LOC133668820, whose product MSSAVVAGTTSTSCFATFSKNHSLKTTTPTSTKAFISSHYQKSNFQGLSLQDGKRGCSDIFMPNSSCSTLINVRTGLQVTARTAGAAKTIEVEVDKPLGLTLGQKSGGGVVITGVEGGGNAAKAGLKSGDQVLYTSSFFGDELWPADKLGFTKTAIQAKPDSIYFVVSRGAEVDVKRLPKRPAPPRFGRKLTEAQKARATHICIDCGFIYTLQKSFDEQPEAYVCPQCRAPKKRFARYDVNTGRAVGGGLPPIGVIIGLVAGIGAVGALLVYGLQ is encoded by the exons ATGTCATCAGCTGTAGTTGCAGGAACCACCTCCACTTCTTGCTTTGCCACCTTCAGCAAGAATCACTCCCTTAAAACTACCACACCTACCTCTACGAAAGCATTCATTTCCTCTCATTACCAG AAAAGCAACTTTCAAGGCCTATCACTTCAAGATGGCAAAAGGGGTTGCTCGGATATCTTCATGCCTAACAGCAGCTGCAGTACTTTGATCAATGTGAGAACAGGGCTTCAGGTCACTGCCAGAACAGCTGGGGCTGCAAAGACAATTGAGGTTGAGGTTGACAAGCCACTGGGTCTCACTTTGGGTCAAAAGTCTGGCGGTGGTGTAGTCATAACT GGCGTAGAGGGGGGTGGGAATGCCGCCAAAGCAGGGCTAAAATCAGGGGACCAGGTGCTCTACACTAGTAGCTTCTTCGGGGATGAACTTTGGCCTGCTGATAAGCTGGGGTTTACTAAAACTGCCATCCAAGCAAAGCCagattctatttattttgttgttagCAG AGGCGCAGAAGTAGATGTCAAACGACTGCCTAAGCGTCCTGCTCCTCCCCGCTTTGGAAGGAAGTTGACTGAGGCTCAGAAG GCTAGAGCAACTCACATATGCATTGATTGTGGATTCATATACACCTTGCAGAAATCCTTTGATGAGCAG CCGGAAGCATACGTATGCCCACAATGTAGAGCGCCAAAGAAGAGATTTGCACGATATGATGTGAATACTGGAAGAGCAGTTGGTGGCGGATTGCCTCCTATCGGAGTCATCATTGGGCTAGTGGCTGGCATTGGTGCAGTTGGTGCACTGCTTGTTTATGGCCTTCAATGA